Genomic DNA from Cyanobacteria bacterium FACHB-DQ100:
AAACTACGATCGCTAAATTGTTGCAGAAATCCAACGCGCCATTCGATGCTGCCGAGTTGGGGTGGAAGCAGGACGATCAGCATATCGATCGTGAAACCCACTAGACAGACGAGACCGACAATTTGAGCGATACCTTTACCTGTCGGAGCCGATGCAAGTTTTTGAGGAGCCGAAGAAAGAGAAGCCATAATAACGATGAAACCAACTGTGGGATGTAGAAGACAAACATTTAAGTGAGCTAAGCTGCTCTGAAAAATCCGGCTAAAAGATTAATCCGACTCTCAGAGCAGCGGCTCAGAAGAGAAAGGGATTAAGCCTTTACCTCTACTGTTTCAGTTTCTGCTTCAGGCGATGTTTCGCCTTTACGCTTGCGAAGAGCGGCAACACCAAAGCCAATCAAACCAGGTAGTAAAGCAGGAGTGGGAACAGTTGCAACTTGAATATTAGTCTCCGATTGACCCCCAAAGCTCAAGTTAGCAATTGTAGCTTCAGCAATCGCAGATCCGCCAGTAGCAGCAAACCTCAAGGTTCCACCAAGGCTGCTACCAGTGTAGTTGAAACCGCTGCGAGTGAAACTTGCATTATTGCCCGAGCCTCCAAGATCAAAGATCACAGCCTCACCACCCAGTTGCAGACCTGTGATGAATTCACTGACTGCATTATTTTTAAAGAGTTCAAGACCAGAAACAGTTCCGAGCGAGGTTAGAATCAGCGGATTGTTTAGCTTAATTCCACCCGATGCCGCACTGAGTCCTGTGAGTGCACCAGACAGTGACGTGAGGTTGAATGTCAGACCAGATAAGTTGAGGGTATCAGTACTGCCGCCTCCTGACCCCACCTCGGTCACAGTAGGGCCCCCTTGAGCTTGCAAAGCGAAACTGCCCGGAGCCAGACTGAGGGCATGGGAAGGAGTGGCTGTCGCGAACGATCCTGCAACTGCTGTCGCTGCGATCGCTGCTCCAAAGCCAATAGACTTGAGATTCATGGTGATTTACCTACATGATCATGGATGGTTCAGTGAAAGATTCAAATTTGCTATCGAAGCATAAGAAGCAGTCAACTACTTCTATTCAGGTCAACGAAGGAGAAGTAAACAGCTTCCTCTCTTTCGACTCCAGGCAGAGCAATTTAATCACTCGCGTCGATAGCGGGATGCACCAGCGGTAGAAGCAAAACACCTGATTTCCTGGGTGGAAATCACGAAGCGCTGCTGATTTCCTTGCCTGAATTCTAGTAAAAAGCTTATAGAGCTTTAGGTAAAACATTGGAAACGCAGGAAAATCTCAATGAATCAGCAGAATCCGTAGCGTCACTCGCTTTTGCGACATCGCTACACTTCCCACCGACCGTATAACACTGAAAACTGCGATCGTAATTCCACTGACACGATTTACGCACCCTTCTGGAGCCGTTCCGGATAGATTGGATGTAGCGTAAAAGATTTAAACGACCTCTCCAGATATTAATCGAACGCAAACGGGACTCAATCAAGCTCTGCAAAACCCAGAGCGCTAGCAAACTATACCTAAGTGAAATCATTACAGTCCGGGGGCAAGAATCGAGGAAGCTAGGATAACCAACTATGTCGTTCGAATGCAGTTGTTTCTATGTTGCTGAAGTTGAGAGCTAGCACTAATTTGCTATTAAGCAACTGAGCAAAAATGCAGCTTGAAACGATCGTTCTGGCTCCTACAAAAGCTAAACGTTGAAAACCCTGAAACTTCTTCTTGTTAACTCTTTGTCGAACACTATTTCTTTTAATTCAAATAGTCTCAACTCAAAGGACAGATGCAGTGAAGGTGAGAGCGATTTAGAACGCTCGACCAAAACAACCCGGAAAACTCTACGAAAGCAATGCGTGATAATCAAATTCATTCCACTCAGCATAGAAATTCACTGCTGCTGATCGAAATCGAGCGATTATCTTATTGTTTGTAGGATTACTTGCGGCTGCTGGAGAATAATGTACAGAACTTTTGCGGTAATGATCCCATGCCGTAGTCTTACACACGGTTTCTTTATATACAGCTTGCTTTTCATAAAAGGCTAATAAAGTCGCAACGGCTTCACGCAGATTTACCCTGATTAGAAGACTTAGAGCCAGTGGAAACAGGACTTTGACGCTGATAAAACTCAAATTAACTTTAACTTCACCAAAGCTTCTTAGTCTCTAAAATCGTGGCGCACGATTCGTCATAATCCGAGTTTTTTACGTAGGTAATCCTGATCCAGACCTCGGCATCTGTATAAAAGAGGGAGCGACTTGCTGTTGTCCCTTCCCTATTTGTCCTTGTATAACGATGCGCCTCCTCACCCTGGTACAGCTTTCTACCGCCGCGACCTGTCCGCTTCTCCTGCTCTCGCTGCCCAAGTTGGGTGCTCAGCCTGTAACACCCTCAGATTCATCTAAACCCGAAGAAAATAACGATTTTCAATCCCCTTTACGTTCTGCTGCGATCACTGCACCCACTCCAAGCGTTGCTCCTCCAAACGTTACCGCCCAAGCGACGATCGCAGCGCCTCAATTTAGTAGAAAATCTAGTACAAAGCCAATTACTGCTTCTCCAGCCGCCACCGCTAAATCTCAAGCGAAGCCTGTTACGAAACCCCTTCCTCCTGCGATTCGGGCTAATTTCACTCAGCGACCCAATTTCTCCTGGGAGCGAATTGTCGAACGCTCTTTACCTGCCTCGCTGCTAAGCCGTCCCATCTCCCCCATTGCCACCAAAAAAGCGATCGTCCCTCCAAATCAAGTCAAAGCTTCAGAACCAAGATCGAAACAAACCCAAACTCCAAATCAATTAAACACACCCTTAATCGCCGCAGTTCCACCTACATCCAATAATTCTTCCGCAGTATTACCCTCGATCAATACCCCTTATGTGCTAGGAGCAGGAGACACCATTCAGATCACTGTCGTTAACGTTCCAGAATTTAGTGGACAGCAGCAAGTTGGTATGGATGGCTCGATATTGCTGCCCGTTGTCGGTCGAGTGCTGCTCACGGGTCTAACTTTGCCCGAAGCAGAAGCTTCGATCGCGAATCGTCTTTCTCGTGAACTTCGCCGCCCCCGGATTCTGGTTACAGTGCTAAAGTCACGCCCCTTACGGATTGGGATTGCAGGAGAAATTAAGCAACCCGGATTTTATACGATCGCGAGCGACTCTATTCAAGCTCCGAGCATTGCCCAAGCCATTCAGACCGCTGGAGGGTTAACGCTATCTGCAAATCTACAACAAATCGAAATTCGTCGCCGAGATCGCACAAAAGGCAGTCAAAGAATTGTCGTCAACCTTTCTGATCTCACTCAAGCTGGAGATTTGGATCAAAATCTTGCCCTGCGTGATGGCGACTCGATCTATATTCCAGCGGCTGATACGATCGATCTCGCAGCAGCCGGACGATTTGCAGATACCAATCTTGCAATTACCGCACAAGCAATTAATGTTGCTTTAGTCGGCGAAGTGACTCGACCCGGTGCTTATAAACTTGAAAGCGCCAAGGATGGCAATCGTGCAACCCTGACGCAAGCGATTCAACAAGCAGGCGGCATCACTCAGCAAGCGGATTTGCGACAGGTTGAAGTTCGCCGTATGACCCGAAGCGGTCAGCCTCGCTTGTTTACCGTGGATGTGATGAAACTAATTCGCGAAGGTGACCTCAACCAAGATGTGCTGTTGCAATCTGGCGATACCATTCGCTTAGTCAAGGCTCCAGAGATGAGTCCTGAAGATCTGCTTCAGCAGGGAGCCGCGAACGTTTCGCCCGGTTCTATTCGGGTCAATGTGGTCGGTGAAATCAAAGGCGGCGGTGCGTTGCAAGTCACGCCTGGTTCCACACTCAACCAAGCGATTCTCGCCGCTGGTGGACTCGATCGCCGCGCGGCAAAATCTGTCGAACTCATTCGCCTGAATTCCAACGGAACAGTGACTCGTCGATCGATTCGAGTCGATTTGAGTCGCGGGATTGATCCGGTTAACAATCCTGTGCTTTGGAACAACGACGTGATTGTTGTCGGTCGATCGGGCTTTACCAGATTCTCTGATGGGCTTTCCGATATTTTGTCACCGGTTTTCCGTTTGCTTCCACTCCAATTCTTGTTCTAACATCATGCAATCTCCCTCGCAGAATTCGTCATCTACCGCGCTCAACGGCAGTGCTCCAAAAGTTCCTCAATCTCCATCACCGACGGGTGTTCCGAGTTCAGAAGAAAAGGACTTCCGGCAGTATTTACAACTCGTGCGACGACGCTGGTTGGCGATGTCTACCGTTGGACTTGCAGCCTTGTCGTTTTTTGTTTGGAGAACAGTCAATACCCAACCGATGTATGAAGGTGGCTTTCGATTATTAGTGGAGCCGCTAAATCAACGCAGTAGTATTTCCGGTCTGACAAACGAGGGTTCTGATCCGCAGTCGTATGACTATGACACTCAAATTCAAGTTTTACAGGGTCCTGAGTTGCTCTCCCGCTCCGCAGCGAAGCTTCAATCTTTTCAACCCGGAATTAACTATGGGACGCTACGCGGTGGCTTAACCATTAATCGTGTTCCCAGAACAAAGCTTTTGGAAGTTCGCTATCGCAGTTCAAATGCAGCCGAGATTCGAGCAGTTTTAGATCAATTGCTAAAGGACTATCTCAACTACAGCGTGAATGAGCGGCAAACTGATTTAAATCAAGGATTAAAGTTTGTCGAGTCTCAAGTTAATTCGG
This window encodes:
- a CDS encoding PTPA-CTERM sorting domain-containing protein gives rise to the protein MNLKSIGFGAAIAATAVAGSFATATPSHALSLAPGSFALQAQGGPTVTEVGSGGGSTDTLNLSGLTFNLTSLSGALTGLSAASGGIKLNNPLILTSLGTVSGLELFKNNAVSEFITGLQLGGEAVIFDLGGSGNNASFTRSGFNYTGSSLGGTLRFAATGGSAIAEATIANLSFGGQSETNIQVATVPTPALLPGLIGFGVAALRKRKGETSPEAETETVEVKA
- a CDS encoding SLBB domain-containing protein, whose translation is MRLLTLVQLSTAATCPLLLLSLPKLGAQPVTPSDSSKPEENNDFQSPLRSAAITAPTPSVAPPNVTAQATIAAPQFSRKSSTKPITASPAATAKSQAKPVTKPLPPAIRANFTQRPNFSWERIVERSLPASLLSRPISPIATKKAIVPPNQVKASEPRSKQTQTPNQLNTPLIAAVPPTSNNSSAVLPSINTPYVLGAGDTIQITVVNVPEFSGQQQVGMDGSILLPVVGRVLLTGLTLPEAEASIANRLSRELRRPRILVTVLKSRPLRIGIAGEIKQPGFYTIASDSIQAPSIAQAIQTAGGLTLSANLQQIEIRRRDRTKGSQRIVVNLSDLTQAGDLDQNLALRDGDSIYIPAADTIDLAAAGRFADTNLAITAQAINVALVGEVTRPGAYKLESAKDGNRATLTQAIQQAGGITQQADLRQVEVRRMTRSGQPRLFTVDVMKLIREGDLNQDVLLQSGDTIRLVKAPEMSPEDLLQQGAANVSPGSIRVNVVGEIKGGGALQVTPGSTLNQAILAAGGLDRRAAKSVELIRLNSNGTVTRRSIRVDLSRGIDPVNNPVLWNNDVIVVGRSGFTRFSDGLSDILSPVFRLLPLQFLF